The following proteins come from a genomic window of Pelmatolapia mariae isolate MD_Pm_ZW linkage group LG17, Pm_UMD_F_2, whole genome shotgun sequence:
- the rpap3 gene encoding RNA polymerase II-associated protein 3 isoform X2, translating to MSVGNKAAELQLQMRQNVEELHSFVRELENWEADIKRKDEELRTGVVQEVQKKLPPVRNRDYRAKKREKKKKEEDTGDDDTKTEEAKQASRIKSYDYQSWDKFDVEKVLEEMDKEEDCPAESNESDSEEAAVDPEKALAEKEKGNTFFKDGKYDDAIECYTRGMAADPYNPVLPTNRATSFFRLKKYAVAESDCNLAIALDSKYFKAYARRGAARFALKKYEPALEDYEMVLKLEPDNMEAQNEIKKIREALGHQAAAVSSKAAEPLEAPAVDPDQQRRIEEQQRRQEAVFQKDRGNAYFKEGKYEAAVECYTRGMEADHMNVLLPANRAMAYLKLEKFKEAEEDCTKAIFLDSTYSKAFARRGTARVALGKLEEARQDFQQLLKLEPGNKQALNELQKLQMDTGSSGRLQTVNGSQMRTVQPIDKPAHLRSTKPLRRIDIEEISGKVVVPEGESGAYKPLVQEVVKEVEEGSSPLSTSPSAKMIKIEELSEVPSQASEKQPKQPEQAETVHPPPEPSSEPSSTGTDLLPPPTNSFQLEADLRRIGNQPETVYRYLKQIKSEAYAKIFHNSLEPDILNLILKTLRDFYIKNEEPAVILETLRSLASVRRFDMAVMFMSSPEKKVLKELFDFLHQADLDRSSITALQKKYGV from the exons ATGTCCGTGGGAAACAAAGCCGCCGAGTTACAGCTTCAGATGCGGCAAAATGTGGAGGAGCTGCACAGCTTCGTGAGGGAGCTGGAGAACTGGGAGGCGGACATCAAGAGGAAGGATGAGGAGCTGAGGACAGGGGTGGTTCAGGAGGTTCAG AAAAAACTCCCTCCAGTGAGGAACAGGGACTACAGAGccaagaaaagggagaaaaagaagaaggaggaggataCTGGAGATGATGACACAAAAACAGAGGAGGCCAAACAGGCTTCGAGAATAAAATCATACGACTATCAATCCTGGGACAAGTTTGATGTG GAAAAGGTTCTGGAAGAAATGGATAAGGAGGAAGATTGTCCTGCAGAGTCCAACGAGTCAGACTCGGAGGAAGCTGCAGTCGATCCAGAGAAAGCGCTGGCCGAGAAGGAAAAG ggtaacacattttttaaagatggGAAGTACGATGACGCGATTGAATGTTACACGAGAGGAATGGCTGCCGATCCTTACAACCCCGTGCTTCCCACAAACAGAGCTACATCATTCTTCAGGCTCAAAAA gtaCGCTGTGGCTGAGTCCGACTGCAACCTGGCAATTGCTCTTGACAGCAAGTACTTCAAAGCATACGCGCGGAGAGGAGCAGCTCGGTTTGCGCTGAAGAAGTATGAACCTGCATTAGAAG ACTACGAGATGGTTCTCAAGCTCGAGCCTGACAACATGGAAGCACagaatgaaataaagaaaatcagAGAG GCCCTTGGACATCAGGCGGCTGCCGTCTCAAGCAAAGCTGCAGAGCCCCTGGAGGCTCCTGCAGTCGATCCTGATCAACAGAGACGGAtagaggagcagcagaggagacaGGAAGCGGTTTTCCAGAAGGACAGA GGGAATGCCTACTTCAAAGAAGGGAAATATGAAGCAGCTGTAGAGTGCTACACCCGAGGCATGGAGGCAGACCACATGAACGTGCTGCTGCCCGCCAACAGAGCCATGGCTTATCTCAAGCTGGAGAA GTTTAAGGAGGCGGAGGAGGACTGCACTAAAGCCATTTTCCTGGACAGTACTTACTCCAAGGCTTTCGCCCGGAGAGGCACAGCCAGAGTGGCACTAGGAAAGCTGGAAGAGGCCAGACAAg attttcagcagctgttgaaactGGAACCTGGAAACAAGCAAGCCCTTAACGAACTCCAGAAACTGCAGATG GACACAGGCTCCAGTGGCCGTCTGCAGACAGTGAACGGCTCACAGATGAGAACAGTCCAACCAATAGACAAACCAGCACACCTTCGCTCAACC aAACCTCTGAGGAGGATAGACATCGAGGAAATCAGCGGAAAGGTTGTGGTGCCTGAGGGGGAATCAGGTGCATACAAGCCCTTGGTGCAGGAAGTGGTGAAGGAAGTAGAGGAGGGGTCGTCTCCCCTGTCTACATCCCCCAGCGCCAAGATGATCAAAATCGAGGAGCTGTCAGAGGTCCCCTCACAGGCATCAGAAAA ACAGCCCAAACAACCAGAGCAGGCAGAAACCGTTCATCCTCCTCCTGAACCATCAAGCGAACCTTCCTCAACAGGAACAGACCTGCTTCCTCCACCAACAAACAGCTTCCAACTGGAGGCGGACCTCCGCAGGATTGGAAACCAGCCCGAAACTGTTTACAGATATCTGAAG CAAATAAAATCTGAGGCTTACGCCAAGATTTTCCACAACTCCCTCGAACCTGATATCCTCAATCTTATCCTGAAGACTCTACGTGACTTCTACATcaa GAATGAAGAGCCGGCCGTCATACTGGAGACTCTCAGGAGTCTTGCAAGCGTGAGGCGCTTCGATATGGCTGTTATGTTCATGTCATCACCAGAGAAGAAAG TGCTCAAAGAACTGTTTGACTTTCTTCACCAAGCCGACCTGGACAGATCGTCTATCACGGCTTTGCAGAAGAAGTATGGCGTGTAA
- the rpap3 gene encoding RNA polymerase II-associated protein 3 isoform X1, with translation MQSPEPAGRDMSVGNKAAELQLQMRQNVEELHSFVRELENWEADIKRKDEELRTGVVQEVQKKLPPVRNRDYRAKKREKKKKEEDTGDDDTKTEEAKQASRIKSYDYQSWDKFDVEKVLEEMDKEEDCPAESNESDSEEAAVDPEKALAEKEKGNTFFKDGKYDDAIECYTRGMAADPYNPVLPTNRATSFFRLKKYAVAESDCNLAIALDSKYFKAYARRGAARFALKKYEPALEDYEMVLKLEPDNMEAQNEIKKIREALGHQAAAVSSKAAEPLEAPAVDPDQQRRIEEQQRRQEAVFQKDRGNAYFKEGKYEAAVECYTRGMEADHMNVLLPANRAMAYLKLEKFKEAEEDCTKAIFLDSTYSKAFARRGTARVALGKLEEARQDFQQLLKLEPGNKQALNELQKLQMDTGSSGRLQTVNGSQMRTVQPIDKPAHLRSTKPLRRIDIEEISGKVVVPEGESGAYKPLVQEVVKEVEEGSSPLSTSPSAKMIKIEELSEVPSQASEKQPKQPEQAETVHPPPEPSSEPSSTGTDLLPPPTNSFQLEADLRRIGNQPETVYRYLKQIKSEAYAKIFHNSLEPDILNLILKTLRDFYIKNEEPAVILETLRSLASVRRFDMAVMFMSSPEKKVLKELFDFLHQADLDRSSITALQKKYGV, from the exons ATGCAATCCCCCGAACCGGCAG GGAGGGACATGTCCGTGGGAAACAAAGCCGCCGAGTTACAGCTTCAGATGCGGCAAAATGTGGAGGAGCTGCACAGCTTCGTGAGGGAGCTGGAGAACTGGGAGGCGGACATCAAGAGGAAGGATGAGGAGCTGAGGACAGGGGTGGTTCAGGAGGTTCAG AAAAAACTCCCTCCAGTGAGGAACAGGGACTACAGAGccaagaaaagggagaaaaagaagaaggaggaggataCTGGAGATGATGACACAAAAACAGAGGAGGCCAAACAGGCTTCGAGAATAAAATCATACGACTATCAATCCTGGGACAAGTTTGATGTG GAAAAGGTTCTGGAAGAAATGGATAAGGAGGAAGATTGTCCTGCAGAGTCCAACGAGTCAGACTCGGAGGAAGCTGCAGTCGATCCAGAGAAAGCGCTGGCCGAGAAGGAAAAG ggtaacacattttttaaagatggGAAGTACGATGACGCGATTGAATGTTACACGAGAGGAATGGCTGCCGATCCTTACAACCCCGTGCTTCCCACAAACAGAGCTACATCATTCTTCAGGCTCAAAAA gtaCGCTGTGGCTGAGTCCGACTGCAACCTGGCAATTGCTCTTGACAGCAAGTACTTCAAAGCATACGCGCGGAGAGGAGCAGCTCGGTTTGCGCTGAAGAAGTATGAACCTGCATTAGAAG ACTACGAGATGGTTCTCAAGCTCGAGCCTGACAACATGGAAGCACagaatgaaataaagaaaatcagAGAG GCCCTTGGACATCAGGCGGCTGCCGTCTCAAGCAAAGCTGCAGAGCCCCTGGAGGCTCCTGCAGTCGATCCTGATCAACAGAGACGGAtagaggagcagcagaggagacaGGAAGCGGTTTTCCAGAAGGACAGA GGGAATGCCTACTTCAAAGAAGGGAAATATGAAGCAGCTGTAGAGTGCTACACCCGAGGCATGGAGGCAGACCACATGAACGTGCTGCTGCCCGCCAACAGAGCCATGGCTTATCTCAAGCTGGAGAA GTTTAAGGAGGCGGAGGAGGACTGCACTAAAGCCATTTTCCTGGACAGTACTTACTCCAAGGCTTTCGCCCGGAGAGGCACAGCCAGAGTGGCACTAGGAAAGCTGGAAGAGGCCAGACAAg attttcagcagctgttgaaactGGAACCTGGAAACAAGCAAGCCCTTAACGAACTCCAGAAACTGCAGATG GACACAGGCTCCAGTGGCCGTCTGCAGACAGTGAACGGCTCACAGATGAGAACAGTCCAACCAATAGACAAACCAGCACACCTTCGCTCAACC aAACCTCTGAGGAGGATAGACATCGAGGAAATCAGCGGAAAGGTTGTGGTGCCTGAGGGGGAATCAGGTGCATACAAGCCCTTGGTGCAGGAAGTGGTGAAGGAAGTAGAGGAGGGGTCGTCTCCCCTGTCTACATCCCCCAGCGCCAAGATGATCAAAATCGAGGAGCTGTCAGAGGTCCCCTCACAGGCATCAGAAAA ACAGCCCAAACAACCAGAGCAGGCAGAAACCGTTCATCCTCCTCCTGAACCATCAAGCGAACCTTCCTCAACAGGAACAGACCTGCTTCCTCCACCAACAAACAGCTTCCAACTGGAGGCGGACCTCCGCAGGATTGGAAACCAGCCCGAAACTGTTTACAGATATCTGAAG CAAATAAAATCTGAGGCTTACGCCAAGATTTTCCACAACTCCCTCGAACCTGATATCCTCAATCTTATCCTGAAGACTCTACGTGACTTCTACATcaa GAATGAAGAGCCGGCCGTCATACTGGAGACTCTCAGGAGTCTTGCAAGCGTGAGGCGCTTCGATATGGCTGTTATGTTCATGTCATCACCAGAGAAGAAAG TGCTCAAAGAACTGTTTGACTTTCTTCACCAAGCCGACCTGGACAGATCGTCTATCACGGCTTTGCAGAAGAAGTATGGCGTGTAA
- the atp23 gene encoding mitochondrial inner membrane protease ATP23 homolog has translation MDQTKQEEEYGYDLFPERKPGEHKKTSIAESLFTFNHKCQVMLQFAVESSPYAKLLLSAMKSSGCKVFKDRHFSCEDCDGTVSGGFDAASSQIVLCQNNIHQQSHMNRVVTHELIHAFDHCRAHVDWFNNFRHLACSEIRAANLSGDCSFTNEVARFNFGLKQHHQECVRGRALRSILAVRKISRAEAEKIVDEVFDSCFNDHAPFGRIPHSKRDAKFAYRDYMNRDRYYANL, from the exons ATGGACCAGACTAAACAAGAGGAGGAATATGGATATGACTTATTCCCGGAGAGAAAACCGGGAGAGCACAAAAAGACCTCAATCGCAGAGAGCCTGTTCACTTTCAACCACAAGTGTCAGGTCATGTTACAGTTCGCAGTGGAAAGCA GTCCTTACGCCAAACTCCTCCTCAGTGCCATGAAGAGTTCAGGATG TAAAGTGTTTAAAGATCGGCACTTTTCCTGTGAGGACTGTGACGGGACTGTCAGCGGCGGATTTGACGCGGCCTCGTCTCAG attGTTTTGTGTCAGAACAACATTCACCAGCAGTCCCACATGAACCGAGTAGTCACGCATGAGCTCATACATGCCTTTGACCACTGCCGGGCCCATGTGGACTGGTTCAATAACTTCAGACATCTGGCCTGTTCAGAG ATCCGGGCAGCTAACCTGAGCGGAGACTGCTCCTTCACCAACGAAGTTGCTAGATTCAACTTCGGCTTAAAGCAGCATCATCAG GAGTGCGTCCGAGGCCGCGCCCTTCGCTCCATCCTGGCCGTGAGGAAAATTAGCCGAGCCGAGGCGGAGAAAATAGTCGACGAGGTCTTTGACTCGTGTTTCAACGACCATGCGCCGTTCGGACGGATCCCGCACAGCAAGAGAGACGCCAAGTTTGCGTACAGAGATTACATGAACAGGGACCGATATTATGCAAACCTTTAG